One Aquisediminimonas profunda genomic region harbors:
- a CDS encoding UrcA family protein: MKKSILVLAALISTAASVPAFAAPSSTSVRTADLNLTSAEGRAKLTRRISTAAEQVCYVEGDRSLSSFALGKACYDQAVREAHTKAAAMSGNVALASY; this comes from the coding sequence ATGAAAAAGTCCATTCTTGTATTGGCCGCATTGATCAGCACAGCCGCATCCGTCCCTGCTTTTGCAGCCCCTTCGTCAACGTCCGTACGCACGGCTGATCTCAACCTGACCAGCGCCGAAGGCCGTGCAAAGCTCACGCGCCGCATTTCCACGGCAGCCGAGCAGGTCTGCTATGTCGAAGGTGATCGCAGCCTTTCGTCCTTTGCGCTGGGCAAGGCCTGCTATGATCAGGCCGTGCGCGAAGCACACACCAAGGCTGCCGCGATGTCTGGCAATGTTGCCCTTGCGAGCTACTGA
- a CDS encoding uracil-DNA glycosylase family protein — MLISQQFENKSFADLIARAHACELCPEMAGCNRVLSDTNGPSNARIMFIGEAPGRLGAERTAIPFHGDVAGDNFERLLSLAGLSRSEVFVTNSILCNPTDDKGNNAPPSKRAIRHCSNLLRDQIEVINPDIIVTLGAAALNALTLVCPHTLTVSESVRTMHDWNGRKLIPLYHPGARAMIHRNFAAQTADYYFVGESYRRLFSKRAKTASVIPPRAGWEIVRYVLSEMQVLSLFKLHKIMYLLDYRYLKDHDSKLTDFFYIRQKDGPYCVELGSRWYKKFESVDVSFRSGKPILNWNGGDLFSERVPLAESLKAEVDELLSALTQLSESELKTRAYLTSPMKRALRAERVGLIGLNRALI; from the coding sequence ATGCTTATCTCGCAGCAGTTTGAGAACAAAAGTTTTGCTGACCTCATAGCTAGGGCGCACGCCTGCGAGCTTTGCCCGGAGATGGCAGGATGTAATCGAGTTTTGTCAGATACGAACGGGCCTTCAAATGCTCGAATAATGTTTATTGGCGAAGCTCCTGGCCGTTTGGGTGCCGAGCGCACCGCAATTCCTTTTCACGGAGATGTCGCAGGCGACAATTTTGAACGCCTTCTTAGCTTAGCGGGCCTTAGCAGATCCGAAGTGTTTGTTACAAATTCCATCCTGTGCAACCCGACTGACGATAAAGGTAACAATGCTCCACCAAGTAAGCGAGCGATCCGCCATTGCTCGAATCTGCTACGCGATCAGATCGAGGTCATTAATCCAGACATCATTGTCACTCTTGGTGCCGCAGCACTAAATGCTCTCACATTAGTCTGTCCGCACACGCTCACGGTCTCGGAGAGCGTGCGAACAATGCACGACTGGAATGGACGTAAGCTTATTCCACTATATCATCCCGGCGCGCGTGCGATGATTCACCGCAATTTTGCAGCTCAAACAGCCGACTACTATTTTGTTGGCGAAAGTTATCGGCGCCTGTTTTCAAAGCGCGCAAAAACTGCTTCGGTAATACCGCCTCGAGCTGGATGGGAGATAGTCCGATATGTGTTGTCGGAAATGCAGGTATTGAGCCTGTTTAAGTTACATAAGATTATGTATTTATTGGACTATAGATATCTTAAAGATCATGATAGTAAACTAACAGACTTTTTCTATATACGTCAGAAAGATGGACCATATTGCGTAGAACTTGGTTCACGTTGGTACAAAAAATTCGAATCTGTAGATGTGAGCTTTAGATCGGGTAAACCAATTTTGAATTGGAATGGTGGGGACTTATTTTCGGAACGAGTTCCACTTGCGGAATCGCTTAAAGCAGAAGTCGACGAGTTACTGTCTGCTCTTACTCAATTGAGTGAATCCGAACTAAAAACCCGAGCTTATCTAACAAGTCCCATGAAGCGAGCACTCCGCGCAGAGCGCGTCGGATTGATAGGGTTGAATCGCGCCCTCATTTAA
- the recJ gene encoding single-stranded-DNA-specific exonuclease RecJ encodes MSLPLSFPRSVTGRLWTWRGTAGECDDLVDQLLLARGCSPETIAAHRSPTIRDFMPDPSIFRDMDKAAERIAQAVRSGEKVTIFGDYDVDGATSAALLIRLLRDLGLEADAYIPDRLMEGYGPSGEALVRLKQAGSTLIVTVDCGAQAFDALAMARDAGVDVIVVDHHKCATDLPAAFALVNPNRLDEDDGAAFGHLAAVGVAWLLGAALIRHLRTVGHFADRPEPKLLELLDIVALGTVADVASLRGLNRAFVSQGLKIMAGRRNIGLDALITASRLKRAPICSDLGFALGPRINAGGRVGKSDLGVRLLTTNDPIEAREIAEELDRLNTERRAIEAGVQEAAEAMALGQGNRAVALVCGNGWHPGVIGIVAGRLKEKFNRPAIVIAFDDDGLGKGSGRSITGVDLGAAILAAKDAGLLVAGGGHAMAAGLTVEANRIDALADFLEDRLAADVARSGEDASLLLDAVVATGGVTPTFVEALEAGGPYGMGWPAPRIAAGPMRVIKADIVGTNHVRAVMAGDDGRSLKTVAFRQSETPLGQALLGAGRDRRLWVAGRAKIDDWGARAAAELHIDDVAFLD; translated from the coding sequence ATGTCGTTGCCCCTCTCCTTTCCCCGTTCCGTAACAGGCCGCCTCTGGACCTGGCGCGGCACCGCCGGGGAGTGTGATGACCTTGTAGACCAGTTGCTTCTCGCCCGCGGGTGCTCGCCTGAGACGATTGCGGCGCACAGAAGTCCGACCATTCGGGATTTCATGCCCGATCCGTCCATTTTCCGCGACATGGACAAGGCTGCGGAGCGGATCGCGCAGGCCGTTCGGTCGGGCGAAAAGGTAACGATCTTTGGCGACTATGACGTCGATGGCGCAACGTCAGCCGCCTTGTTGATTCGCCTGCTGCGGGACCTCGGCCTGGAAGCGGATGCCTATATCCCGGACCGGCTGATGGAGGGCTATGGTCCATCGGGCGAAGCGCTGGTCAGGCTGAAACAGGCCGGATCGACCCTGATCGTTACGGTCGATTGCGGGGCGCAGGCCTTCGATGCATTGGCCATGGCACGCGACGCTGGCGTGGATGTAATCGTCGTTGATCACCACAAATGTGCGACGGACCTCCCCGCAGCCTTTGCGCTGGTCAATCCGAATCGGTTGGATGAGGATGATGGCGCGGCCTTTGGCCATCTTGCCGCTGTTGGCGTCGCGTGGCTGCTCGGAGCGGCGCTCATTCGGCACCTGAGGACTGTCGGGCATTTCGCGGATCGCCCAGAGCCCAAGTTGCTTGAACTGCTGGATATCGTTGCACTTGGCACCGTTGCCGATGTTGCCTCCTTGCGCGGATTGAATCGCGCCTTTGTGTCCCAAGGGCTTAAGATCATGGCTGGGCGGCGCAATATCGGTCTGGATGCGCTCATCACGGCATCACGCCTCAAGCGCGCACCGATCTGTTCTGATCTCGGTTTTGCGTTGGGGCCAAGGATCAACGCTGGCGGACGGGTCGGAAAATCGGACCTCGGGGTCAGGCTGCTCACGACGAATGACCCGATCGAAGCCCGCGAGATTGCCGAGGAGCTTGATCGCCTCAACACGGAGCGCCGCGCCATCGAGGCCGGAGTACAGGAGGCTGCGGAAGCCATGGCGCTGGGCCAGGGCAATCGTGCTGTTGCTCTTGTCTGCGGCAACGGCTGGCATCCCGGTGTCATCGGAATTGTAGCCGGGCGGCTGAAGGAAAAATTCAATCGACCCGCAATTGTCATTGCGTTCGATGACGATGGGCTTGGGAAGGGATCGGGGCGCTCGATCACCGGGGTGGATCTTGGCGCAGCAATTCTCGCTGCGAAGGACGCTGGCCTGCTTGTTGCCGGCGGCGGCCATGCAATGGCCGCTGGCCTTACGGTCGAGGCAAATCGAATCGACGCCTTGGCAGATTTTCTGGAAGACCGGCTTGCCGCCGATGTTGCACGCTCAGGAGAGGACGCCAGTCTGCTGCTCGATGCCGTGGTCGCAACGGGCGGAGTTACGCCGACCTTCGTCGAGGCGCTTGAGGCGGGTGGCCCTTATGGCATGGGCTGGCCTGCCCCCCGTATTGCCGCTGGACCAATGCGTGTCATCAAGGCCGATATCGTGGGCACCAATCATGTTCGTGCCGTCATGGCAGGCGATGACGGCCGTTCCTTGAAGACGGTCGCGTTTCGTCAGTCCGAAACCCCGCTTGGCCAAGCGCTGCTTGGGGCAGGCCGCGACCGGCGGCTTTGGGTTGCCGGTCGGGCAAAGATCGATGACTGGGGTGCGCGCGCAGCAGCAGAGCTGCATATAGACGACGTCGCATTTCTGGATTGA
- the uvrA gene encoding excinuclease ABC subunit UvrA: protein MLTHISVRGAREHNLKGVDVDIPRDTLTVITGLSGSGKSSLAFDTIYAEGQRRYVESLSAYARQFLEMMQKPDVDHIEGLSPAISIEQKTTSRNPRSTVATVTEIYDYMRLLWARVGIPYSPATGLPITAQTVSQMVDRVMALPEGTRAYLLAPAVRGRKGEYRKELAEWQKAGFTRVRVDGLFFDIEDAPALDKKYKHDIEIVVDRIVVREGIETRLADSFETALKLADGLAYLDLADAPAEPVEAKAVLGNNAPPGRIVFSEKFACPVSGFTIPEIEPRLFSFNAPQGACPSCDGLGEKLYFDPELIVPNESLSIKAGAIVPWAKSNPPSPYYMQVLASLARHYDFSLDTPWKDLPEAIRDVILNGSGGTVIRLTFQDGRKSYDVNKSFNGVVGNLNRRLLQTESAWMREELAKYQASAPCETCGGARLKPEARAVKIAGEDISISTRRSVVDALHWFGSLNEKLNDQQQQIAKAILKEINERLGFLNNVGLDYLNLNRTSGTLSGGESQRIRLASQIGSGLSGVLYVLDEPSIGLHQRDNDRLLETLKRLRDLGNTVIVVEHDEDAIRHADYIIDMGPGAGVHGGEVVARGSLADIEAAEGSLTADYLAGRREILVPKKRRKGTGKKLTVKGARENNLRDVTASIPLGTFTCVTGVSGSGKSSFTIDTLYAASARALNGARIIAGKHDKIEGLQYLDKVIDIDQSPIGRTPRSNPATYTGAFTNIRDWFAGLPESGARGYKPGRFSFNVKGGRCEACQGDGVIKIEMHFLPDVYVQCDVCHGKRYNRETLEVKFKGKSIADVLDMTVEDAVEFFKAVPSIRDKMAMLAEVGLGYVTVGQQATTLSGGEAQRVKLAKELSRRATGQTLYILDEPTTGLHFEDVRKLLEVLHALVEQGNTVVVIEHNLDVIKTADWILDLGPEGGVKGGEVIAEGTPEQVAENPRSYTGGYLKPLLAKGKRAAPTELELDAAE from the coding sequence ATGTTGACTCACATATCTGTGCGCGGTGCGCGCGAGCACAATCTCAAGGGCGTGGACGTTGATATTCCGCGCGATACTCTGACCGTGATCACCGGACTCTCCGGATCCGGCAAATCGAGCCTGGCCTTCGATACCATCTATGCCGAGGGGCAGCGACGCTATGTCGAGAGCCTGTCCGCCTATGCGCGGCAGTTCCTCGAAATGATGCAGAAGCCTGATGTCGATCATATCGAGGGCCTCTCGCCCGCGATCAGCATCGAGCAGAAGACGACCAGCCGGAACCCGCGCTCCACCGTCGCGACCGTGACAGAAATCTATGATTACATGCGGCTCCTCTGGGCCCGGGTCGGCATTCCCTATTCCCCGGCAACCGGCCTGCCGATCACGGCGCAGACGGTCAGCCAGATGGTCGACCGGGTGATGGCGCTGCCGGAAGGGACGCGAGCGTACCTGCTTGCACCGGCGGTGCGGGGCCGCAAGGGCGAATACAGGAAGGAACTGGCCGAATGGCAGAAGGCGGGCTTCACGCGCGTCCGCGTCGACGGCCTGTTCTTCGATATCGAGGACGCACCCGCGCTCGACAAGAAATACAAGCATGACATCGAGATTGTGGTGGACCGGATCGTCGTCCGCGAAGGGATCGAGACGCGGCTGGCAGATTCGTTCGAAACCGCGCTGAAGCTGGCGGACGGGCTGGCCTATCTCGATCTGGCCGATGCCCCGGCAGAGCCGGTCGAAGCCAAGGCCGTTCTGGGGAACAATGCCCCGCCGGGCCGCATCGTCTTTTCGGAGAAATTCGCTTGTCCGGTCTCCGGCTTCACAATTCCGGAAATCGAGCCGCGGCTGTTCAGCTTCAATGCCCCGCAAGGGGCCTGCCCCTCGTGCGACGGGCTGGGGGAGAAGCTCTATTTCGATCCCGAACTCATCGTCCCGAACGAATCCCTCTCGATCAAGGCCGGGGCGATCGTGCCCTGGGCCAAGTCCAACCCGCCCAGCCCCTATTACATGCAGGTGCTGGCGAGCCTTGCGCGGCATTATGATTTCTCGCTCGACACGCCCTGGAAGGACCTGCCCGAGGCAATCCGCGATGTGATCCTCAACGGCTCGGGCGGGACGGTCATTCGCCTGACCTTTCAGGACGGGCGCAAATCCTATGATGTGAACAAGAGCTTCAACGGCGTTGTCGGCAATCTCAACCGCCGCCTGCTCCAGACGGAGAGCGCCTGGATGCGCGAGGAGCTGGCGAAATACCAGGCCTCTGCGCCGTGCGAGACGTGCGGCGGCGCCCGGCTCAAGCCCGAGGCACGTGCGGTCAAGATCGCGGGAGAGGATATCAGCATCTCAACCCGCCGCAGCGTGGTCGATGCGCTTCATTGGTTCGGCAGCCTCAACGAAAAGCTGAATGACCAGCAGCAGCAGATTGCCAAGGCGATCTTGAAGGAAATCAACGAACGGCTCGGCTTCCTCAACAATGTCGGGCTGGACTATCTCAACCTCAACCGCACATCGGGCACGCTGTCCGGCGGGGAGAGCCAGCGCATCCGCCTTGCGAGCCAGATCGGCTCCGGCCTGTCGGGCGTGCTCTATGTCCTTGATGAGCCAAGCATCGGGCTCCACCAGCGGGATAATGACCGGCTCCTCGAAACGCTGAAGCGCCTGCGCGATCTCGGCAATACGGTCATCGTTGTCGAGCATGACGAGGATGCCATTCGCCACGCCGACTATATCATCGACATGGGGCCCGGCGCGGGCGTCCACGGTGGCGAAGTCGTGGCGCGCGGGTCGCTCGCCGATATCGAGGCCGCCGAAGGCAGCCTGACGGCGGACTATCTGGCCGGGCGGCGCGAGATCCTCGTCCCCAAGAAGCGCCGCAAGGGCACCGGCAAGAAGCTGACGGTCAAGGGCGCGCGCGAGAACAATCTGCGCGACGTGACGGCCTCGATCCCGCTTGGCACCTTCACCTGCGTGACCGGGGTCAGCGGCTCGGGCAAGTCCAGCTTCACGATCGACACGCTCTATGCCGCCTCCGCCCGCGCCTTGAACGGCGCGCGGATCATCGCGGGCAAGCATGACAAGATCGAGGGGCTGCAATATCTCGACAAGGTCATCGATATCGACCAGTCCCCGATTGGCCGCACCCCGCGATCCAACCCCGCCACCTATACCGGCGCCTTCACCAACATCCGGGACTGGTTCGCCGGCCTGCCCGAAAGCGGCGCGCGCGGATACAAGCCCGGGCGCTTCAGCTTCAACGTGAAGGGCGGGCGGTGCGAGGCGTGCCAGGGCGATGGCGTCATCAAGATCGAGATGCACTTCCTGCCGGACGTCTATGTCCAGTGCGACGTGTGCCACGGCAAACGCTACAATCGTGAAACGCTGGAAGTGAAGTTCAAGGGCAAGTCGATTGCCGATGTGCTGGACATGACGGTTGAGGACGCGGTCGAATTCTTCAAGGCCGTCCCCTCGATCCGCGACAAGATGGCAATGCTGGCGGAAGTCGGCCTCGGCTATGTCACCGTCGGCCAGCAGGCAACGACCCTGTCAGGCGGCGAAGCGCAGCGCGTGAAGCTCGCCAAGGAACTCAGCAGGCGGGCGACCGGCCAGACGCTCTACATCCTCGATGAACCCACGACCGGCCTGCATTTCGAGGATGTGCGCAAACTCCTCGAAGTCCTCCACGCACTTGTCGAGCAGGGCAACACTGTGGTCGTGATCGAACACAATCTGGACGTGATCAAGACCGCCGACTGGATCCTCGACCTCGGCCCCGAAGGCGGCGTGAAAGGCGGCGAAGTGATCGCCGAAGGCACGCCGGAGCAAGTCGCGGAAAACCCGCGGAGCTATACCGGCGGGTATTTGAAGCCGCTGTTGGCCAAGGGGAAGCGGGCCGCGCCGACGGAACTGGAGCTGGATGCGGCGGAGTAG
- the glpX gene encoding class II fructose-bisphosphatase: MVIASKVLDRVLVLEMVRVTEAAAISASKMIGRGDEKAADAAAVEAMRAALNELAMDGTVVIGEGERDEAPMLFIGEKVGSAIGTGPKIDIALDPLEGTTITAKAGPNALAVLAVAEEGNLLNAPDVYMDKLAVGPGYPDGIIDLAKTPTENVEAVAKAKGVEPNEIIVCVLDRPRHEKLIAELRSIGCGIMLIPDGDVAGVIAVTDPDTTIDMYMGSGGAPEGVLAAAALRCVGGQFKGRLLFRNDDEKSRARKWGIQDLDHIYDLEELAKGDCIFAATGVTDGSLLEGVKRLKNGTMTTESVVMRASSGTVRWVRGEHHKGARA; encoded by the coding sequence ATGGTTATAGCTTCCAAAGTTCTCGATCGCGTCCTCGTCCTCGAAATGGTGCGCGTCACCGAGGCCGCCGCTATCTCTGCCTCAAAGATGATTGGCCGCGGCGACGAAAAGGCCGCCGACGCTGCTGCGGTGGAGGCAATGCGCGCCGCACTCAACGAACTGGCAATGGATGGAACTGTTGTGATTGGCGAAGGCGAACGCGATGAAGCGCCGATGCTGTTCATCGGCGAAAAGGTCGGCAGTGCCATCGGCACCGGCCCGAAGATCGACATTGCGCTCGATCCTCTTGAGGGCACGACGATTACGGCCAAGGCCGGACCGAATGCGTTGGCGGTGCTTGCAGTCGCGGAAGAAGGCAATCTTCTCAATGCCCCCGATGTCTATATGGACAAACTTGCTGTGGGACCGGGTTACCCGGACGGCATTATCGATCTTGCCAAGACCCCGACCGAAAACGTGGAAGCGGTCGCCAAGGCCAAGGGCGTCGAGCCCAATGAAATCATCGTCTGCGTTCTCGATCGTCCGCGTCACGAGAAGCTGATTGCCGAATTGCGGAGCATCGGATGCGGGATCATGCTTATTCCGGATGGCGACGTGGCGGGTGTCATTGCTGTGACCGATCCGGATACAACAATCGACATGTACATGGGCTCTGGCGGCGCTCCGGAAGGCGTGCTTGCGGCGGCTGCATTGCGTTGCGTTGGCGGTCAGTTCAAGGGTCGCCTGCTTTTCCGCAATGACGATGAAAAGAGCCGGGCCCGCAAATGGGGCATCCAGGACCTTGATCATATTTACGACCTCGAGGAACTCGCCAAGGGCGATTGCATATTCGCGGCAACCGGCGTGACCGATGGCTCGCTCCTTGAAGGGGTCAAACGGCTCAAAAATGGCACGATGACGACCGAGAGCGTTGTCATGCGGGCAAGCTCGGGCACTGTTCGCTGGGTCAGGGGCGAACACCACAAGGGCGCGCGCGCATAA
- a CDS encoding transglycosylase domain-containing protein has translation MSSPMLNADDPDYGRDWIAPYEEDPEFPLGPAQSKWTSRWKWIRRGLAAFAALFMIIFLWLVFTAPLSKSLQPIAPPRLTLLAADGQAFAQNGAIISEPVKIAKLPKHVTQAFIAIEDRRFYSHWGIDPRGLARAAVNNLGSGGTQGGSTITQQLAKITFLTPERSLSRKAREMLIAFWLEAWLTKDEILERYLSNVYFGDNVYGLRAASHHYFNRQPERLTLSQAALLAGLVQAPSRLAPTKNPKAAQKRARLVLDAMAAAGFISEAKARSAPAATITRGIESGLPTGTYFADWAMPQARAIAEDSYGAQEIKTTLDARLQRIARSAISGAPLGRAQVALVAMRPNGEVVAMIGGRSYDKSPFNRATQALRQPGSTFKLFVYLAALRAGMTPESKIDDSPITTGGYRPKNSGERYRGEITLKQAFARSSNVAAVRLYQKLGGAAVIKAARDLGIKSPLSDDPSLALGTSGVTLLELTSAFAAVAADRYPVTPHGIPKEEPGLLGKLLSSQRTFGSDTHDMLLELLAAPISQGTGHAAALRVKAYGKTGTSQDNRDALFIGFAGDLVVGVWVGNDDNAPLGGIHGGSVPAQIWRTFMEAAVSGAALPPPTKPEEDVTGNLSDLVPIELGNDSVISIGNDSSISVDTNVGDVGINLKLDRDGLSIDAKPPPDKAQPPTK, from the coding sequence ATGTCCAGCCCGATGCTCAATGCTGACGATCCAGACTACGGTCGCGACTGGATTGCGCCCTATGAAGAAGATCCCGAGTTTCCCCTCGGCCCGGCTCAATCAAAATGGACGAGCCGGTGGAAATGGATAAGGCGTGGGCTCGCTGCATTTGCGGCCCTCTTTATGATCATTTTCCTGTGGCTCGTGTTTACGGCACCGTTATCAAAGTCGCTGCAGCCCATTGCCCCTCCAAGACTGACGCTGCTGGCCGCCGATGGGCAAGCCTTTGCCCAAAATGGTGCCATTATTTCCGAACCGGTGAAGATCGCCAAACTGCCAAAGCATGTCACCCAAGCCTTTATCGCTATCGAAGACCGGCGCTTCTATTCCCACTGGGGAATCGATCCGCGCGGATTGGCCCGTGCGGCCGTGAACAATTTGGGCAGTGGCGGAACCCAGGGCGGGAGCACGATTACACAGCAGCTCGCCAAGATAACCTTCCTGACTCCCGAACGCAGCCTGAGCCGCAAGGCGCGGGAAATGCTGATCGCCTTCTGGCTTGAGGCTTGGCTGACAAAGGACGAGATCCTCGAGCGATATCTTTCAAACGTTTATTTTGGCGACAATGTCTATGGGCTGAGAGCAGCGTCGCACCATTATTTCAATCGCCAGCCCGAGCGCCTCACACTCTCGCAGGCAGCTCTGCTTGCAGGCCTTGTGCAGGCCCCGTCCCGCCTTGCTCCGACCAAAAATCCCAAGGCCGCACAAAAGCGGGCGCGCTTGGTGCTCGATGCGATGGCTGCTGCCGGATTCATTTCCGAAGCCAAGGCCAGGTCAGCCCCCGCCGCGACGATCACCCGAGGGATCGAGAGCGGCTTGCCGACAGGCACCTATTTTGCAGATTGGGCGATGCCGCAAGCACGCGCCATCGCGGAAGATTCTTATGGCGCGCAGGAGATCAAGACCACACTTGATGCCCGCCTGCAAAGGATCGCACGGTCTGCGATCAGCGGGGCTCCGCTTGGCAGGGCTCAGGTGGCCCTTGTTGCAATGAGGCCCAACGGTGAAGTCGTCGCGATGATCGGCGGTCGTTCCTACGACAAGTCGCCCTTCAATCGCGCGACACAAGCGCTGCGCCAGCCGGGATCAACCTTCAAGTTGTTCGTTTATCTGGCGGCATTGCGGGCCGGCATGACACCGGAAAGCAAGATCGACGACAGCCCGATCACCACAGGAGGCTATCGACCGAAAAACAGTGGCGAGCGCTATCGCGGGGAAATCACTCTCAAACAAGCCTTTGCCCGTTCCAGCAATGTTGCTGCCGTCAGGCTCTATCAGAAACTCGGAGGCGCTGCCGTGATCAAGGCAGCGCGTGACCTGGGCATCAAAAGTCCGCTTTCGGACGATCCCAGCCTTGCGCTTGGAACCTCCGGCGTCACCTTGCTCGAACTGACATCGGCCTTTGCAGCCGTGGCGGCCGACCGGTACCCCGTAACCCCGCACGGAATTCCGAAAGAAGAACCGGGCCTGTTGGGCAAGCTGCTTTCATCGCAGCGAACTTTCGGCTCTGACACGCATGACATGCTGCTTGAACTGCTGGCTGCCCCGATCAGTCAGGGCACGGGTCACGCTGCTGCGCTGCGCGTCAAGGCCTATGGCAAGACCGGTACCAGCCAGGACAATCGCGACGCCTTGTTCATCGGCTTTGCAGGCGATCTCGTGGTTGGTGTGTGGGTCGGCAATGATGACAATGCGCCGCTCGGCGGCATCCATGGCGGCAGCGTCCCGGCACAGATCTGGCGGACTTTCATGGAGGCGGCCGTCAGTGGGGCCGCCCTGCCCCCGCCAACCAAGCCTGAAGAGGACGTGACAGGGAATTTGTCCGACTTGGTGCCGATAGAGCTCGGAAACGACAGTGTGATCAGCATTGGCAATGACAGCAGTATTTCGGTCGACACGAACGTCGGAGACGTGGGCATCAACCTGAAGCTTGACCGTGACGGCCTCTCAATCGATGCAAAGCCTCCGCCCGACAAAGCCCAGCCGCCAACTAAATGA
- a CDS encoding homoserine dehydrogenase: protein MSQPLRVALAGLGTVGGGVIKLLDANRDLITRRASRPIEVVAVSARDRHRERGIDLSRFAWSDDPVTLAGRVDVDVVVELIGGSDGPALALSRASIGAGKAFVTANKAMIAHHGVELAQAAEAANVALKYEAAVAGGIPVIKGLREGAAANEITHVYGILNGTCNYILTTMESEGRDFAEVLADAQALGYAESDPSFDIDGIDAAHKLSILATLSFGTRLDFDAVSITGIRNVLAGDIAQARALGFRVRLVGLAAAGPDGLFQRVHPCLVPASHPLAHVAGSMNAVVAEGNFVGRLFFEGRGAGEGPTASAVVADLIDVARGEYGPAFAMPVSSLAKAPKADAGMRVGRAYLRFIVADRTGVLAEITAAMRDAGVSIESMIQRGEAPGGGVLVVMTTHEGPESAVTDALSALSGSPSLVAAPMMMPILDF, encoded by the coding sequence ATGAGTCAGCCACTTCGCGTTGCATTGGCAGGTCTGGGTACAGTCGGTGGCGGCGTCATCAAGCTGCTGGATGCCAACCGCGACCTGATCACGCGCCGCGCCAGCCGTCCCATCGAGGTGGTTGCGGTTTCAGCGCGCGACCGGCACCGCGAGCGGGGGATCGATCTCTCCCGCTTTGCCTGGAGCGACGATCCGGTCACGCTTGCGGGGCGTGTGGACGTAGACGTTGTTGTCGAACTGATCGGCGGATCGGATGGCCCGGCGCTCGCGCTCTCCCGGGCAAGCATTGGTGCCGGCAAGGCTTTTGTCACTGCCAACAAGGCCATGATTGCGCATCATGGCGTCGAACTGGCCCAGGCTGCCGAGGCTGCCAATGTTGCCCTCAAATATGAAGCGGCTGTGGCTGGTGGAATTCCGGTCATCAAGGGCCTGCGCGAAGGGGCGGCCGCGAACGAAATCACGCACGTCTATGGAATATTGAACGGGACCTGCAACTATATCCTGACGACGATGGAAAGCGAGGGCCGCGACTTTGCCGAAGTCCTCGCTGACGCGCAGGCGCTCGGTTACGCAGAATCCGATCCCAGCTTCGACATTGATGGCATCGATGCAGCCCACAAACTGTCCATCCTGGCGACACTGTCGTTCGGCACGCGACTGGACTTCGACGCGGTCAGCATCACGGGTATCCGCAACGTGCTGGCGGGAGACATTGCACAGGCCCGAGCCCTCGGTTTTCGCGTCCGGCTGGTGGGGTTGGCCGCCGCAGGTCCGGACGGACTGTTCCAGCGCGTTCATCCCTGTCTTGTTCCAGCGAGCCACCCCCTTGCACATGTTGCGGGCTCGATGAATGCGGTTGTCGCAGAAGGGAATTTCGTTGGCAGGCTGTTCTTCGAGGGACGTGGTGCAGGCGAAGGCCCGACAGCATCTGCCGTTGTTGCCGATCTGATCGATGTCGCTCGTGGCGAATATGGTCCGGCCTTTGCGATGCCGGTGAGCAGTCTTGCAAAAGCTCCAAAGGCCGACGCCGGCATGCGCGTCGGACGAGCCTATCTGCGCTTCATCGTTGCCGACCGAACCGGTGTGCTCGCCGAAATCACGGCCGCAATGCGCGACGCGGGCGTCTCGATCGAAAGCATGATCCAGCGCGGCGAAGCTCCGGGCGGTGGCGTCCTTGTTGTCATGACGACACATGAGGGACCGGAAAGCGCCGTAACCGATGCGCTTTCGGCATTGTCGGGATCGCCCAGCCTGGTCGCGGCACCAATGATGATGCCTATTCTGGATTTTTAA